A segment of the Candidatus Protochlamydia naegleriophila genome:
CAGCAAATACTCATCCATATTCCACACGTATCGGTTCCAACGCCGCCAAATGCCCCTCAAAACAGTCAAACATCTCAATTACCAAGTACTCCCCATGCCAGCTGAACGCTATTTCATCGACGAAGAGATCTCTTTAAACCATAAAAAATTCTTAAAAGAGACTGAGTTTCATCATCTGGTTCATGTCATGCGTACACGGCCAGGAGAAAAGATTGAATTGGTCAACGGACGTGGAACGCTCGCACAAGCAACCCTCCTAGATATCCATAAAGAACACGCCACCCTTTCGATCGATGAAGTCACCGAGGAATCGCTCCACCCCTCCAGACTTATTTTAGCACAAGCTTTCCCCAAACCTGATCGATTGGCCTTTATTTTAGAAAAGGGCACAGAACTCGGTGTCGACGAATTTTGGCTCTTCCCCGGCCACCAAAGTGCTAAAAAAGAGGTCTTTTCTAGCCAGCAAGAAAGAGCCAAAGCATTGACCATCGCAGCCATGAAACAATGCGGCAGATTGACGCTCCCTTCGATCTCATACATGCCAGCGATAGAAAAATGGTCACCAATCCAAGGTCAAAGTTTTTTTGGGGACCTCGACCAAGAAGCTCCTTTGCTAGTGAATGCTCTTTCCAGTGCAACACCCAATTACCCCATCACTTTCTTTACTGGTCCCGAAAGCGGCTGGAGTGCAAAAGAAACGGCTATGCTAAAAGAAAAAGGCGTTCAGGGAGTCAAACTTCACCATCATGTCTTGCGTACTGACACAGCCTCCATTGCCGCCCTTACCCTCATTCAGCACTGGCTCATGTTGAATAAAGCAAGCTAAAGGCCTGTAATCAGATGCTTTGGGCCTTGAATTTTGAGTTGATGGCCTGCACAAAGACTTCGCGCATCAAAATAGGCCCTTCAAAAGACCTTCTTTGATCCATTGAGAGCCTAAGCAGATAGTTTTCGCTAAAATCTGCCCGTAAAGCAATTTGCAAAGCTTCTTTCAATTCGCGTAAGTCAGCTACATTTTTTGTTTCATAAGGATCGAGCTTGTGCACTCCCAAATGGCAATAGCGGTAATTGGCCACCTCAAGTCCTTTCCGAATGTAAATTTCTTTTGCTAACAAGATCTCCTGGACACTCAGTTCTCCGCCTAGCCTGGCCTCACTCAATTTTTCCTCCAAACGCTCTATAAAAGGCTTAGACCCCAAAGGAGCATCCGATTTGAAAAAATAAGGCTGTAAATAATTGCTGATCTCCTGAACAATGAAATCCTCTCTTAAAGAAAACCGTTTTTGAAAGAGATGGCGTACATGCACAATGAGCGCCTCTGCCACACGGCTTTCTGATAGGCACTCACATTGATCCTCTAAAATTGAAAGCAGCTGGCCCGTTCCAAAAGCCTTATCTAAGTAATCTTTAACCGTCTTAATAAGAGCCTTAATGATCTGCAGATCTTCCATCATGGCCGGATGCAGCTGCTTGCCGTAGTCTGTGATCGCACACTTGGTTTGCGTTTCTTCCATACTTTCTTCGACTAGCATCTCTGCTACCATCTGGATATAGTGCTGAATGGCGCACACAAGGAGAGGCTGTGTCCAGCCCTGCTGATTCGTCTCCATCAGATAGGTTTCCACACTTTCATGAAACTCCTGCACCAACCGCCTGCGAGCAAAAATGCCTGTAATCTCGCTCGTTTTAGTAACAAGCTCGCCAACTCTATCTTGGATGAATCCTATAAGAGTCGTCTCATTCAGGCAAGATTGGCTGTTGACAACTCTCTCGATTTTCACTTCAACTAAGTCGTTAGACAATTCTAAGTATCCACCTACAGCACTTGCAGCACCAGCAGCATGCATGATCAATTGCTGATTTCCCACTTTTTTAGCCCACTTCAGGGCTTCTTCAAAGCGTCCTTGAGCCATAAGAGGCCTAACGATTGCGCTTTCAATATTCTCGTCAGAAGCTTTAGCATCTAATTGCAAAAACCAAAGCATCCGAATGTCCAGTGAAGGAATGTGGGCAATCATGTCCCATTTCAATGGCATATCTGTGACCCGATGGATCAGATCGTCGAGGCAGTATTGATGAGCTTTGGCATAAGCTTGAACAATGTGTTCATACAGTTCATGATTCCTTGCTTTAAGCGAAGAAGCGATCTTTTCAAAAGATTCAACCTCGAAAGGAATCATCACTCTGGCTATTTCACTTTGATCCCAAGCATCCTCATTCTCATCTGCGATCGCATTCTCCGATTCCCCAAAAGACGACTCCTCAAGGAGTTTCTTAAAATTCCGGTTAAAGAATTCGCCCCGCGCAATCTCATAGCTACTTTCGCCCTTTGTCTCTAGATACTGATCCAATAGCTTGGAAAACATGTCTGGCTCCTGGCGCAATGCAGCCAGCTCTAACTTCTCAAATGGCCCTAAAAACTTTGTTTCACTAAACGGATTGTCGATGCCATGCCAGATGAGATCACTTAAATAAGAATTCAGTAGCAGAAAGTCGTAGCGTTTGCAGGCCTTTACCAGCAAAAGTAAAGACTCTCTTTGCTCCAGATCGCCTTTTTGCCGTTCGATCGATCCCCGTCTAAAAAAAAGCAAAATATTATCCACTATTTGGCTAGTCAGATGTTTCGTCCCCTTTAATTTCAATGCAATTGGGGAACCAAGCCCACTGCTTGTCAAATCATCAAGCGGGCTGGCGCCAAAAAGCCCCCTAATAGCGGACTCTATCTTTTGATCGATCAAAAACAAAGTGTTCCCAATTCGCATCGTATAGTTGTGCTGGAAAATGGAAGAAGAATGAGAAAGATTAATGAAACGACTTTTTTCGCCTTCTGAAAGAGAAAATGACTGGAAAGCACCCACCGGATACATCATAAATCAATAAGTGTTTTTTAATTTCCAACCTAACTAAAGAATTGATTTTAAGCAATGCGAAACCAATTCACTAGATCAAGGCTGTGAGAAGAGGCCGTTGGGCTGATTTTAACTGACGCAAGAAATTGTTGGGAAAATGAAAAAAACGCAAGGAGCCAAGCCATTCCATAGCTCCTAGCGTTTTCCGCTGCTATTGCTGCCTTAATTGCATTCGACTGACTCAGATCACTCCCATCCTAATCTTCACGACTCTTAAATTTGGCATGGTTGGCCTGTAAAAAGATTTCACGCAATAAAGGAGCTCCTTTAAACCCTTCTTTTTGCTGTTGAGTCAGTTTGCCCAGATCGCTTTTTCTGAAATTACCCCTCAAAACACCCTGTAAACCATTTTTTATTCTATGAAAAACGCCTTCTTCTACATGCTTAATGTCATATGGATCTAGCTTACTCCATCCCAGAGGATTGAATTGATAATTCTCCATCTCTACACTTTTGCGAATAAAAAGCTCTTTTACCAATATAATTTCATGAGCACTCAACCCCTGCCCGAGCTTCGCACTCTCTATGCGCTCTTCTAAATGCTCCATAAAAGGTTGCACTGAATTAGACTTATGCCAAGCATTGGGCTTAAAAAAGTGAGGCTGGAAGAAATGGCTGACCTCTTGGACAATAAAATTCTCCCTTAAAGAAAATCTCTTTTGAAAAAGCCTTCGGGTGCTAACGATGAGGGCGTCAGCCACTTTAGTTTCTGATAAAAGATCGACCCGTTTTTTTAAAAGCCCCTGCATTTCACTAGAGCCAAACAGAGTCTTCAAATCCAACCTGGCTATCCTAATAAATTTTTTAATGATTTGCAGATCTTCCATCAATGCAGGATGAAGCTGTTCTCCGTAACTTGTAACTGCCGAGCATTTCTTTCTCATCAGCTTGGCATGCTGTTCAGCCTCCCTCCCCATCATCTCATCAATATAACATTGAAGGGCAAAAACCAATAACTCTTGCGTCCATCCATGCTTAAGCTCCCTTTTGAGAAGCTCTTCTACAGCATCCATGAACTTCCTGCCTAACAGCTCGAACTCCTTTAAGCTTGCAGTCTCTTGAAAGCGGGTAACTTGGTGTTTGATCTCGGTTTGAATAAATTCAAAGGGAGTTTGTGTACTCGAGTCAAAGTCCATCTTTGCAATGTCTTCAGGCCGCAATACGCATTTAACCCAAGCATTCTCTTCGAAAGAAAAACTCTCTAACTCCTCATCTAATGAGTCGCTTGATGAACTCGATGAACGGGCTTTCTCTTTGCACTTATGACCGACTTGTTTAATCAACTGTGGATTCTTACTTTTAGAAGCCCATTCTAATGCTTCTTCAAGTCTTCCAAGAGCTATTAACGGATTAATGACAGCCTTTTCAATTATCTCTACCGGTGCTTCAATCTTTAATTGCGAAAACCACACTAATCTAGCATCCAGTGTAGGAACATAAGAGATTAAGCCCCACTTCAACTGGCCATCTTTCGCTTCATGAATCAAATCATCCAGACAATAGCGATGCGCGCGTACATAAGCTTTAATAGCCTGCTCATAAAGCAGCTTCGAATGTGATCGAACAATGCAGACCACCTTTTCAAATGCCTGAGGCTCAAAATGGGCCAGCAGCTTAGCAAGCTCTCTTTGAATCCTTAAATCCTTTTCAATCATGCTAAAACTTTTCGCAAGATCAGTTTCCGCATCTTCTTTTTCCATTCCCTCTTCAGCATCCATCGGCTCAATCGATTGTTCTTTAAGCGCCGGCTCAGACTGCAGCCCCTTTATTTTCAAACTTGGCTGATGAAAGTATTGTCTTAAAAGCTGGAAAAAGATGCCGATTTCTTGTTGCATGGCCGCTATTTCCAATTTATCAAAAGGACTTAAAAAACTTCCTTCAGCAAACAGCTCTTCATTACTGGACTGCACCTTGTGATTGAGATAAAAGTGTAAAAGAGAAAAATGATAATCTTGACTAATATTAAGAATATCTCCCTCTACTTGATCGGCTATCCCCCCTCTTCGATAGAATTCAAGAACGCTTTCGAAGATTTTAGAAGTCAGGCAGCGGGTAGGCTTCAATTCTAATAAAGCGGCAGACCCCATTCCAGTCAGGGTGATATTTTCGGCCCCCGTCTCTTCAAAAAACAAGCGGATAAATTGACCAATTTTTTTATCGATCAAGAAAATCGTTTGATTAAATCTTACAGCATAGTTGTATTGAAATACTGGTGCGGCGTGGCGACTATTGATTTCATATTGTTGATTATCTCGAAAAACAGCAGGCAACGAAGTGGCGTTAGTTGAATATATCATAGGCCTAGTCCTCAATAATATAATTGTCAAATTAATAGACTCTTTGGAAACTTCATCTGTTTGAAAAATTTGAAAATCTTTGAGTTAAGTTGATCTTCAAATGTTGATATAGGAGTATATGATCGAAAAATTTGGTAATTATAATCCCAAAAGAATGGCAATTTTAACAACCAAATGAAGTTTCGAAAGAAATCTAATGTCTATAACCTTTTACAACCTGCGCA
Coding sequences within it:
- a CDS encoding RsmE family RNA methyltransferase, coding for MPLKTVKHLNYQVLPMPAERYFIDEEISLNHKKFLKETEFHHLVHVMRTRPGEKIELVNGRGTLAQATLLDIHKEHATLSIDEVTEESLHPSRLILAQAFPKPDRLAFILEKGTELGVDEFWLFPGHQSAKKEVFSSQQERAKALTIAAMKQCGRLTLPSISYMPAIEKWSPIQGQSFFGDLDQEAPLLVNALSSATPNYPITFFTGPESGWSAKETAMLKEKGVQGVKLHHHVLRTDTASIAALTLIQHWLMLNKAS